The genomic DNA TCAATGGGACATCAGGACCGGGGTGGTGAGGCTCGACAACACCGTGCGCGTCGCCCCGCCCAGCACCATCTCGCGCAGACGGGAATGGCCGTAGGCCCCCATCACCAGCAGATCGCCGCCCAGGCTGCGATGACTGTCCAGAATGATCTCCCCGACATCGCCGCCCTGGAAAATGCTGGCTTGGTGCCGGCTGCGAACACCGTGGCGCTCCAGCCAGATCATCAGATCGCGGCCGCCGTCCAACGCATGGCCCGGCGGGTCGATGGTAACCACTGTGACCTGTTCCGCAGCCGTGAGGAAGGGCAGGGCGTTGCGCACGGCGCGCCCGGCTTCCCGCGTGTTCTTCCAGGCCACCACCACATGGCGGCCGATCTCCGTCCTGGGCGGGAAGTTGAAGGGAAGCACCAGGGTCGGGCAGGAGCTGGTCAACGGAAGGCGGTCCGGCACCTGGAGCATCACCCGATCACCGAGGTCGTCGCCGTGGCTCTGGCTCACGATGGCGAGGTCGGCATAGGCCGCACGGGCGGCCAGCAGCTCCACATGGTCCCCTTCGTCGACCGTCCAGGAATAGGAGCAGTCCTTCAGCGCCGACCGGACTTCCTGTTCGATCTGTCCGGCCTTCTCGTGGGCGATGGCCGTGGCCTCGGCGATGTAGGCGTAGGAGGCGGCGCGTCCGGTCACCGCTGGGGGCATCGACACCGGCGTGGCCACGAACAGCACCTCGACAAAAGCGGAGAAGCGCTTTGCGAGACCGACCGCGACCTCAAGCCGCTGGGTGTGGCGGTCGTCGTTCGACATGTGCAGCAGGATCGTCTTGATCGGCATGGTCTCGCTCGCAGGTTTCGAACCGGATAACCGGCCCTCCATAGGTAATGTTTGTTGAGCCAATCTGGCAACGCTCCGACTAACGGCTGGCGAGGCCGGTGCGCCCGCCCGTGCCGTGATCGGGAGTGAGGCCGGAGATTTCCAGAAGCAGCTTGCTCAGGATGGCGTCTGCGAAGGCTTCGAAGCTGACCGCGGGCACCAGGAAGGCGCCGGGGCCGCCGATCACATGCTCCTCGTAATAGCCATCAAGGTTCGTCGGCGCCGCCCCGCCCCAGGGATTGGGACGGTCGTTGAGGATCGGCAGGCCGTTGATGGTGATCCCGGCGGCCACCGCCTCGTCGCGCGCCCATTGCACGGGGCGGCCGCGGTTGTTGACCCCGTCGCCCGACACATCGATCACCCGCCGCGTCCCCTCGAAGCCGTTGTCGTTGAACAGACGGGCGCTGAAGTCGATGGCCGCGCTGATTGAGGTCCACTGCGCGCTGAGGGCCGGCGATTCGGCCACGGACGAGGCGAAGGCCTCGACGCTGCCCGGGTCGCTCAGCAGGGTCCAAGGTACGGTGATGCGCTGAAAGCTGTCGCCGGCCCATTCCACGTAGGTGACGGCGATGCGCCCGTAGGGACCGCCGCGGATCGCCGCCTGGATCTTCGGGTCGGTGAGGGCGGCGACATAACCTTCGCGCTGGAGGCGGCCTTCCTCCGCGTCCACGCTGCCGGACACGTCCACGGCCAGCACCAGTTCCAGATCGACCGGCGTATCGGCCAGGGCCCGCGCCTCCATTCCACCGGCCACGAGAACCGCGACGGCCACCCCCGCCAGACGCCACGCACCGTCCATGCCGTGCCTCCCCCGCGGATGTTTTCGCCGACCCCTCAAGAAAAGAGATCGCCGCGCGGCCACGACAAGGGGCCTTGTGCGTGAGACGTTGACGGACGGGCGTCGCCGCTCCACCTCTCCCCCCCATGCCGATCGATTTTCCGAACGAACTTCCGCCAGCGTTTCCCGCCCGCCCGCTGTTTCTCGGCAGCGAGATCTACCGGGGCTCCAGCTACGGCGCGAAGCACCCGCTGGCCATCCCGCGGGTGTCCACCGCCATCGACCTCAGCCGTGCCATGGGTTGGCTGCCCGATGCGGTCTACCGCGACAGCCCGCTGGCGACACCGGAGGAGCTTGCCCGCTTCCACGCCCCGGACTACATCGCCGCCCTGCACCGGGCCGAGTCCGACCAGCGCGTGGATGCCGCGACGGGAGAGCGCTTCAACCTCGGCCGGCTGGAAAATCCCGTCTTTCCGGAGATGTACCGCCGCCCCGCCATCAGCACCGGTGCCGCCATCCTGGCCGGGCGCCTGCTGGCGGAGGTGCCCGCCGGCATCGTCTACAGCCCGGCGAGCGGCACCCACCACGCCCGCGCGGGACGGGCCAGCGGTTTCTGCTACCTCAACGCCCCGGTGCTGGGCATCCTGGCCCTGCTCGATTCCGGGATCGAACGGGTGCTCTACGTGGACCTCGACGCCCACCATGGTGACGGGGTAGAGGACGCCTTTGCCGACGACGACCGTGTGCTGACGCTGTCGGTCCATGAGGATGGACGTTGGCCCTTCACCGGCAAAGCGGGGGATCGGCCCGGCGCGCTGGCCGTCAACCTGCCGGTCCCGCCGGAGTTCAACGACACGGAGATGGACTACCTTCTGGAGACGGTGATCCTGCCTGTGGGCCGGGCGTTCCGTCCCCAGGCGCTGGTCATCCAGACCGGGGCCGACGCGCTCGCCGAAGACCCGCTGAGCCGGTTGGAGCTGTCGAACGGCGTGCTGTGGCGGGCGGTGGGGGCGTTGATGGGGCTGGCGCCGCGCCTGATGGTGGTCGGAGGCGGCGGCTACAACCCCTGGTCCGTCGGGCGCTGCTGGGCCGGGATCTGGGCGGTGCTGAACGGCATTGACCCGGCGGTGCCGCCGACGCCGCAGGCGGAGAGCGTGCTGCGTGCGCTGTCCTGGTCGCGCGCAGCCGGACGCAACCCGCCGGAGCATTGGTTCACCACTCTTGCCGACGCGTCGCGTCCCGGCCCGCTGCGCGACGAGGTGCGTCGCGTTGCCGCTGCGGCAATCACGAAGATGGTCCGCACTGGATAATCTTTGGAAAGTTTTTCATTCGCGTAAGTCACGCAGTTGACGTATTGGGACGAATCGGAGAGCCTGTTTCGCGCGACCCGCGCTTTCCGCAGGCCATTCCGATGATTCACGCCATGCCGGAAGCCGGAGAGGGAGAGGGGCAGGCCGCCGATGTCCAACACCACCTTGCTCCTGCTGACCATCGCCGCGATGATGCTGGCCGCAGTGCCGGTCGCAATGATGCTGAAGCGTTTCCTGCCCGACTTTCTTCATCGTTCCGCAGGCATCGACCAGCTTGAGAACCGCATCTACGTCCTGCATTCGGAGATTCACGAGCTTCAGGACCGGCTGAACGGCAAGGTGCAGCGGCGCAACCAAACGTCCGCCGAGAAGCACCGCGCCGAAACCGAAAACCGCAAGATGGAGCGGGCAATCGCGGAAATCGCCCTCCAACCGCCCGTGTTCGTGCACGAGGTGGGCGATCCCCAGGCCGGCCTGTCGAAGTTCCTGGTGAATGTCGCCCAGGAGAAGGCCTCTTCCGGTGGCGACAAGTCCCAGGTCAACCCGATCTGGCGCTGTGCCAACGTGGCGGAGGTTTGGGCGTCCAACGCGGAGGAGGCCAAGCAGCTCGTCGAGGTGGCGTTCCCCTTCAAGATGGGCTTCACCAAGGCGTTCCAGAAGACGCAAGGTCGACTCATCCCCGCCCGAATCAAGGCGCCGGCATCATGATGATCAACTTTCTCATCATTCTGGGGATCATCGCCATCGGGGCGTGGCTGGGCAATGTGCTGCTCGCGGTCGATTCGCAGGTCGCGCAGAGCCGCAGCCGGATGCGCGCCGCCAAGGACACCATCGGTAAGCTGGAAGCAACGATCCGGCGGCTTCAGCACGAGGAGGAGCACGTCGTCAAGGAGATCGAGGAATGCATGGCCGACACGGTCGAGGCGCGCCGCAAGCAGTCGGACATCCAGCGGCGTCTGTCCGAGGCGCAGACCAAACAGCGGCCCCAACTCCTGATTCTGACCGACCGGCGCAATCCGAACGACAAGGAATGGCTGGTGACGGTCGTCAACACCCAGATCGGCGAGATCGATGCCCTGCACCCGCTGGCCGTCGAATGGGCGCGCGGGCGCGACTATCTGGTCTGGGCCGAGAGCGACCGGGAAGCCGGGGAGCGCGCCATCCGCCGCTTCAGCGCCCGCCCCGGCTACCAGATCAAGCAGGTCAAACCCTTGACCAAGGACATCTACACCACCGCCACCGACCGGACGGCGGCGTAACGCCGCCGAGGGAATGGGTCTGGAGAGACGCCGCTGGACAGGCGCCCGCCGCAGCGGCATCGTCCAAGCTCTTGAACGTCAAGGGATGGGTTGGTCGCGATGATCGGACGGGCTGTGCGTGGCCTCATGGGTGCGCTTCTGATGGGGGCCGCGATTCTGCTGTCGGCCCTGCCGGCGACGGCGCTGGAGAGCTTCGCGCGCTCCTCCCTGACCGTCGAGACGGCGAGCGGCGGCAAATACCGCTTCGATGTGGAACTGGCGGAAACCCCGGCGCAGCAGGCGCAGGGGCTGATGTTCCGTGAGACGATGGCCGCCGACGCCGGCATGCTGTTTACCTACGACCGCCCGCAGCCGGCCAGCTTCTGGATGAAGAACACGCTGATCCCGCTCGACATGATCTTCATCGGTGCCGACGGCCGCATCGTGAACATCCACGCCAACGCCGTGCCGCGGTCGCTGGACGCGGTGAACTCCGCCGGTCCGGTGAAGGGCATTTTGGAAATCAACGGCGGCATGAGTGCCCGTCTGGGCATCCGTCCGGGCGACCGCGTGGTGCATTCGGCCTTCGGCACCGCGAAGTGACGGCGCCGCGGCGCTAACGGGCCTCGTCGGGCAGCCCGAAGGCGCCCAGGACGAGCCGGGCGGCCTCCTCGGGCGGCGTGGTGCCGCCGCTCACCACGATGCAGGCACGCGGATGCAGCCATGCCCGCAAGGCACGCCGCACCCCGCCGTCGGGCGGCGGCTGGTCCTCCAGCACCGCCGCGGGCGTGCCCTGCCGCGCCAGCCGGACGGCGCCAAGGGCGACGAGTCCGGCGTCCCCTCCCACCCCGATGAGCCCGGCTGGCCGCCGCTCCGCAACGATCCGCGCAAGAGCGAGGACGGAAGTGCCGGTGTGGCGCTTGGCAAGGTCGATCTGGCCGATGCCGGGGTGCAGCGCCGCCCGCAACGGTCCACCTCCCATGGGGGCTATGACGTCGAGCCCATACCCTCGCCGCCGCAAGGCATCGGCCAGAGCCACGGCGGCGCCTCCGGCTGGGGTATCGTCCAGCCCGGACACGAAGACGGCGAGACGGGGCGGGGAGGAGATGATCACGGACGGGAGGCCGACGCGGTCGAAAGGGGCGGCATCATACGGAAGGTCCACCCTGCGGGATAGATGCGGCAGCGTCTTGCCGTCCGCGCAGGGTTCGTGTATTCCACTGCGCGACGTCGGGGCGTAGCGCAGTCTGGTCAGCGCGCCAGTTTTGGGTACTGGAGGCCCCCGGTTCGAATCCGGGCGCCCCGACCAACGAAATTCGAACGATGCACCACGCACGTATCAGAGGAGATGCCGCGTCATGAAGGTCCGGATCTACCAGCCGAGCAAAGCGGCCACTCAGTCCGGGCGTGCCAAGACGCATCGTTGGTTGCTCGAGTACGAAATCGAAACCCCGCGCCGTCCGGAGCCGCTGATGGGCTGGATCAGCTCCGGCGACACGCTAAACCAGGTGCGCATCGGTTTCGAGACGTCGGAGGAGGCGGTTGCCTTCGCCCAGCGCAAGGGCTGGGACTACACGGTCCAGGACGCGCCGGTGCGCCGCGTCCGTCCGCGCAACTACGCCGACAACTTCCGTATGGACCGTCCGCGATTCTGATCCGGACCGGGGCCCCATAGCTCAGTTGGATAGAGCAATCGCCTTCTAAGCGATAGGTCGCAGGTTCGAATCCTGCTGGGGTCGCCACCTTCCTTTGAAACACCATATCGTCCTGATCGAAGCGCGCCGCCTGCGGTTTCCCGCCAGTGGATGGGCCTCCGATTCCCAAACGGTCAACACAGTTATCCCCATATCCTTTTTGCCGTAGGCAAAGGGATTGCGAAGCCTTTGGTTGCGGTACGACACTGACGATTTGCAGTGTATCCAATGGTTTCGCCTTGCGATGACCATGCCCAATTTGGGGGCATGACGGCAAGCTGTCGCCACTCCAACAGGCTTGAGGACTCATCCACAAAGTTATCCACAGAAAATGGGGATAACCCGAAAGCGTCTGCGTGAGGCTGGGCTAAGGCGTTCTCATGCGCCACCGCCGTAACCATCTACCGCAAGGAACGGTCTCCGTGCCGGTGGCGTTTTACGGGGCGCTTGATCAATCCCACGCCGTTCGGCGTCAGTACGAGGTGATGTCTTGGTGGGTTGGGTCGTCAGAACGCTTCTGCTGTGCTTCGTGGTCGGATTGGTTCTGTCCTTTCTGGACATCAATCCGGCCAGCATCCTGACCAACAGCTGGGCCACCATCCAGGACATCGCCCGGCTCGCCGCGGACATGTTCCATTGGGCGCTGCCCTATATCCTGATCGGAGCGGTGATCGTCGTTCCGCTGTCCGTCATCGGAGCGGTCATGCGCTGGACCCGCACGCGGCACCGCCCGTAACGCAATTCCAATCTCCCCCACCCGCAAAAGAAAAAACCGGAGATCCAGTGGATCTCCGGTTAAGTGAATACAGGGAGGGTTAGAGACAAGGACTGTTTAACTGTTCAGACGCCCTGCTTCGTTGATCTGTATCAATCTGCGATAATTTTATCGATCCGCTGCAACCGGACCAGCTTTGACTTTGGACAAAAAAATAGCCGAGGGTTCCATTGGAACCCCCGGCATAGGCGAATACAGGGAGGGTTAGAGACAAGAGCTTTCTACCTCTTCCCGCCCCGGGCTACGTTGACATAGATCAAACACTTTTCGCATTGCAGCGAAGGTTTAGCGTCTTACTTATGCGTGTGTCCATAGAGAACCGAAGGATCGGTTTCAACGTCTTGAATGATGGCGAGCTTCCCATCACGCAGCGCGCGGTAGAAGCAGCTGCGCCGTCCGGTGTGGCAGGCCACGCCGTCCTGTTCCACGATCACCAGCAGGGTGTCGCCGTCGCAATCGACGCGGAAATCCTTCAGCCGCTGCATCTGGCCGGAGGTTTCGCCCTTGCGCCACAACCCCTTGCGGGACCGCGACCAATAGCAGACGCGCCCCGTGCGCAGCGTTTCCAGCACGGCCTCGCGGTTCATCCAGGCCATCATCAGGATCTCGCCGCTTCCTTCCGCCTGGGCGATGGCCGGGACCAGCCCGTCGGCGTTGAAGGCGATGGCGGCGATCACGTCATCGAACGAGGGCTCGATCGAGGCCCCGGGCGCGGTGGCGTCCGTCATGATGTTCCATCCTCGTGTGTGTGCGCTCTTCGGGACCCGGCGTTACAGGGCGGCCCTCAGGCGGGTGAAGGCTCCATCCAGGTCGCGGATGAGATCGTCCACATCCTCCAGACCGGCGTGCAGGCGCAGCATGGTGCCGGGATCGGTCCAGCGGGTCGCCGTGCGAATGGCGGCGGGGCGCGCCGGCAGGATCAGGCTCTCGAACCCGCCCCAGCTGTAACCCAGCCCAAACAGCTCCAGGGAATTCAGCATGGCCGACAGGGCCGGCTTCGGCACCGCGTTCATGACGACGGAGAACAGGCCGGATGAGCGACCAATGTCGCGCTTCCACAGCTCGTGGCCCGGGCACTCCGGGAAGGCCGGATGCAGGATGCGCGTGACCTCGGGTTGCTTCGACAGCCACTCGGCCAGGGCGAGCGCGCTTGCCTCGTGCTGCTTCAAACGGACGGACAAGGTGCGCAGGCCGCGCAGCCCCAGATAGATGTCGTCCGGGCCGGCGCAGGTGCCCGTCCGCGTGGCGGCCTTTTTCACGGCCAGCCATTGCGCCTCGTTGGCGCAGGAGATCACGCCCAGCATCGCGTCGGCGTGGCCGACGATGTACTTGGTGGCCGAGTGGATCGACACGTCCACCCCATGCCGCAGCGGCTGGAAGAAGAGGGGGGTGGCCCAGGTGTTGTCGATCATCACCGTGGCGCCCACTGTCTTGGCCGCGGCGGCAATGGCCGGAACGTCCTGTACCTCGAAGGTCAGGGAGCCCGGCGATTCGAGGAACACCACGCTGGTGTTCGGCTTCAGCAACGCTGTGATGCCCGTGCCGATGGTGGGATCGAAATACTCGACCTCCACGCCGTAGGGGACCAGCGTGTCGTTGGCGAATCGGCGGGTCGGACCGTAGGCGCTGTCGGTGATCAGGACATGGTCGCCCGTCTTGGTGAAGGCGAAGAACGCCGTTGCGATGGCGTTCAGGCCCGAGCCGGTGTTGACCGCACGATAGGCGCCCTCAAGCTCCGCCACCGCCTGCTCGAAGGCCATCGTGGTCGGAGTCCCGACGCGCCCGTAGTTGATGCTGTCGAAGGGGGTGCGGTCGCTCGCCTCCAGTTCCTCCAGCGTCGGGAAGAGCACCGTCGAGCAATGGTAGACCGGCGGATTCACGATTCCGTGATTCTCGCGCGGGCTGCGCCCGGCGTGTCCGAGGATCGTATCTTTTCGTGCGTCTTTCATGGGTCTTCCCGCAACAACAGTGATGGCGGTCGTATCCCGACATTCCAGGATGGACCCGGCCGCCAAAGATTCTTTTCCCTAAGCCTCTGTAAGGGATAACCAAGCCAAATGCACGGCTTAAGGATGATTCGACAAGCCGGATGCTGTTGGTGCACTCTTGTCACACGCGCGTGTCCGCCATGCGGGACGCGCAATGCATGAACCTAAGCGTAAAAACGCAAGAACAGGGTGGAGCTTAATATGAAATCGGGAATCCTCGCCGCTGCTGCCGCGGCCGTGGTGTTCGGCGCCGTCACCGGCGCCCAGGCCGGTCCGACGCTGGACGCCGTCAAGGGCCGCGGCTTCGTCCAGTGCGGCGTGAACGCCGGCCTTCCAGGCTTCGGCAACCCCGACAGCTCGGGCAACTGGACCGGTCTCGATGTCGATTATTGCCGCGCGGTCGCGGTTGCGCTGTTCAACGACCCGAACAAGGTCAAGTTCACCCCGCTGTCGGCCCAGCAGCGCTTCCCCGCCATCCAGTCGGGCGAGGTCGATCTGCTGTCGCGCAACACCACCGTCACGCTGACCCGCGACACCTCGGTCGGCCTGAACTTCGCCCCGGTCACCTATTATGACGGCCAGGGCTTCATGGTGAACAAGAAGCTCGGCGTGAAGAGCGCCAAGGAGCTGAACGGTGCCACCGTCTGCGTCCAGGCCGGCACCACCACCGAATTGAACCTCGCGGACTATTTCCGCACCAACAACATGTCCTACAACCCGGTCGTCATCGAGTCGAACGACGAGGTGAACGCTGCCTACTTCGCCGGCCGCTGCGACGTGCTGACGACGGACGCCTCCGGCCTGGCCGGCACCCGCGCCGGCGTGGCCCCGGTTCCGGACGACCACATCATCCTCCCGGAGATCATCTCCAAAGAGCCGCTGGCCCCCGCCGTCCGCCACGGTGACGACCAGTGGTTCGATGTGGTGAAGTGGACCGTCTACGCCACCATCCAGGCCGAAGAGATGGGCATCACGTCCAAGAACGTCGACGAGTTCGTGAACAGCAAGAACCCGGAGATCCAGCGCATCCTCGGCACCTCGCCGGGCATGGGCAAGGCGCTGGGGCTGGACGAGAAGTGGGCCTACAACATCATCAAGACCATGGGCAACTATGGTGAGATCTTCGAGCGCAACGTCGGCATGAAGACCCCGCTGAAGCTGGAGCGCGGCCTGAACGCGCTGTGGACCAACGGCGGTCTGCAGTACGCGATGCCGATCCGCTAAGGACGCAAAGGGGGACCGCGGACCACAGGGAGGCCCGCGGTCCTTCCTTTTTTGACGACGGGCGGGGCGGTTGCAGGGCGACAAGAATCAATGCCCGTGCCGCAGGCCCGTTTGGGAGACGATATACGTGGCGCAGGTTGCGGCGGACGTTCGGGAGGCGGCCGGCGCGCTTCTGCCATGCTGGTGAGGGGAGAGAACCGTGGCCAGCGAGACCCGGGACACCGCGCGCCCAAGCGCGCCTGGCGGTGTTTCATTTTCCCTCAGCGACCCGACGGTCCGTGCCGTGTTCTACCAGGTTCTGGTGGTCGGCATCGTCATCGCGGTCGGCTGGTTCCTTATCCACAACACGCTCGACAACCTGTCGAAGCGGTCCATCGCGACGGGATTCGGATTCCTGGACCGCGAGGCCTCCTTCGGCATCGGTGAGAGCCTGATCGACTACCACCCGCGGGACAGCTACGGCCGGGCCTTCCTGGTCGGCGTGCTGAACACGCTGAAGGTGTCGATCATCGGCGTCGTCCTGGCGACCGTGCTGGGCACGCTGATCGGCGTCGCCCGCCTGTCGAGCAATTGGCTGATCGCCAAGCTGGCCTCCACCTACGTGGAGATCGTCCGCAACATTCCGCCGCTGCTCCAGCTCTTCTTCTGGTACGCGCTGGTCTCGGAAAGCATGCCGCCGGTGCGGCAGGCGCTGAACCCGATACCCGGCGTGTTCCTGTCGCAGCGCGGCCTGTTCGTGCCGGTGCCCTCCGCCGACCCGGTGTGGGGCACGATGGGCTTCGCGCTCGCCATCGCGGTGATCGGCGTGATCTTCCTGCGGCGCTGGGCCAAGGCCCGGCAGGAGCGGACGGGCCAGCCCTTCCCGATCGGAACGGCGAGCCTCGGTCTGCTGATCGGCTTGCCGCTGATCGCCTACATCGCCGGCGGTGCGCCGACGGCGCTGGACGTGCCGAAGCTGCAGGGCTTCAACTTCGTCGGCGGCGTGGTCCTTACTCCGGAGTTCTTCGCGATTCTGGTCGGTCTGGTCGTCTACACAGCGGCCTTCATCGCCGAGGTGGTGCGCAGCGGCATCCTGGCGGTCAATTGGGGCCAGACGGAAGCCGCAAGGGCGCTCGGCATCGACAGCGGCAAGACGCTCCGGCTCGTCGTGCTGCCGCAGGCGCTGCGGGTGATCGTGCCGCCGCTGACCAGCCAGTATCTGAACCTGACCAAGAACAGCTCCCTGGCGCTCGCCATCGGCTACCCGGATCTGGTGTCGATCGCCAACACGACGCTGAACCAGACCGGTCAGGCGATCGAGGGCGTGGCGATGATCATGGGCACCTATCTGGTCATCAGCCTGGGCATCTCGATCTTCATGAACTGGTACAACAAGCGCATCGCGCTGGTGGAGCGCTGACGGCCATGACAGACAACGTCCATACCGCCAACGCCCCCACCGGTAGCATTCCCGACGAGCGTCCGCCGGCCAACACCGTCGGCCCCGTGGCGTGGCTGCGCAACAACCTGTTCAACACTTGGTACAACGCGCTCCTGACGATCCTGATCGCCTGGCTGCTGTTCAAGGCGATCCCGCCGCTTCTCGACTGGCTGATCTTCAGCGCCAACAGCTTCGGCACGCCGCCCCAGGTGTGCCGGCAGGAGGGTGGCGCTTGCTGGACCTTCGTCAGCGAGAAGCTGCGCTTCGTCATGTTCGGCACCTTTCCGTATGACGAGCAGTGGCGGCCGCTGATCACCATCGTGATTATCATCGCGCTGGTGCTGGCGAGCTGCGACCGCCGTTTCTGGAAGCCCTGGCTGGCCCTCGTCTGGATCGCCGGCCTGATCGCGGTGGGCGTGCTGATGTGGGGCGGCGTGCTTGGCCTGACCTACGTCGAGAACACGCTGTGGGGCGGCCTGCCGCTGACCCTGATGCTGTCGGTGGTCGGCCTGTCCGTGGCCTTCCCGGCGTCGGTCCTGCTGGCGCTG from Azospirillum brasilense includes the following:
- a CDS encoding acetoin utilization protein AcuC encodes the protein MPIDFPNELPPAFPARPLFLGSEIYRGSSYGAKHPLAIPRVSTAIDLSRAMGWLPDAVYRDSPLATPEELARFHAPDYIAALHRAESDQRVDAATGERFNLGRLENPVFPEMYRRPAISTGAAILAGRLLAEVPAGIVYSPASGTHHARAGRASGFCYLNAPVLGILALLDSGIERVLYVDLDAHHGDGVEDAFADDDRVLTLSVHEDGRWPFTGKAGDRPGALAVNLPVPPEFNDTEMDYLLETVILPVGRAFRPQALVIQTGADALAEDPLSRLELSNGVLWRAVGALMGLAPRLMVVGGGGYNPWSVGRCWAGIWAVLNGIDPAVPPTPQAESVLRALSWSRAAGRNPPEHWFTTLADASRPGPLRDEVRRVAAAAITKMVRTG
- a CDS encoding amino acid ABC transporter substrate-binding protein, which codes for MKSGILAAAAAAVVFGAVTGAQAGPTLDAVKGRGFVQCGVNAGLPGFGNPDSSGNWTGLDVDYCRAVAVALFNDPNKVKFTPLSAQQRFPAIQSGEVDLLSRNTTVTLTRDTSVGLNFAPVTYYDGQGFMVNKKLGVKSAKELNGATVCVQAGTTTELNLADYFRTNNMSYNPVVIESNDEVNAAYFAGRCDVLTTDASGLAGTRAGVAPVPDDHIILPEIISKEPLAPAVRHGDDQWFDVVKWTVYATIQAEEMGITSKNVDEFVNSKNPEIQRILGTSPGMGKALGLDEKWAYNIIKTMGNYGEIFERNVGMKTPLKLERGLNALWTNGGLQYAMPIR
- the hisI gene encoding phosphoribosyl-AMP cyclohydrolase encodes the protein MTDATAPGASIEPSFDDVIAAIAFNADGLVPAIAQAEGSGEILMMAWMNREAVLETLRTGRVCYWSRSRKGLWRKGETSGQMQRLKDFRVDCDGDTLLVIVEQDGVACHTGRRSCFYRALRDGKLAIIQDVETDPSVLYGHTHK
- a CDS encoding DUF6460 domain-containing protein, whose translation is MGWVVRTLLLCFVVGLVLSFLDINPASILTNSWATIQDIARLAADMFHWALPYILIGAVIVVPLSVIGAVMRWTRTRHRP
- a CDS encoding DUF192 domain-containing protein, whose protein sequence is MIGRAVRGLMGALLMGAAILLSALPATALESFARSSLTVETASGGKYRFDVELAETPAQQAQGLMFRETMAADAGMLFTYDRPQPASFWMKNTLIPLDMIFIGADGRIVNIHANAVPRSLDAVNSAGPVKGILEINGGMSARLGIRPGDRVVHSAFGTAK
- a CDS encoding DUF1194 domain-containing protein, with the protein product MDGAWRLAGVAVAVLVAGGMEARALADTPVDLELVLAVDVSGSVDAEEGRLQREGYVAALTDPKIQAAIRGGPYGRIAVTYVEWAGDSFQRITVPWTLLSDPGSVEAFASSVAESPALSAQWTSISAAIDFSARLFNDNGFEGTRRVIDVSGDGVNNRGRPVQWARDEAVAAGITINGLPILNDRPNPWGGAAPTNLDGYYEEHVIGGPGAFLVPAVSFEAFADAILSKLLLEISGLTPDHGTGGRTGLASR
- a CDS encoding amino acid ABC transporter permease, with the protein product MTDNVHTANAPTGSIPDERPPANTVGPVAWLRNNLFNTWYNALLTILIAWLLFKAIPPLLDWLIFSANSFGTPPQVCRQEGGACWTFVSEKLRFVMFGTFPYDEQWRPLITIVIIIALVLASCDRRFWKPWLALVWIAGLIAVGVLMWGGVLGLTYVENTLWGGLPLTLMLSVVGLSVAFPASVLLALGRRSQLPAIRVISVTYIELIRGVPLISLLFMASVMFPLFLPTGVNFDKLLRAQIAFIMFAAAYMAEAIRGGLQAIPKGQYEAADALGLNYWQAMGKIILPQALAISIPPLVNTFISFFKDTSLVIIIGLYDLLGTAKAALSDPAWRGFYREAYLFIGVIYWVFCFSMSKYSQKLERDLRRGHRR
- a CDS encoding amino acid ABC transporter permease: MASETRDTARPSAPGGVSFSLSDPTVRAVFYQVLVVGIVIAVGWFLIHNTLDNLSKRSIATGFGFLDREASFGIGESLIDYHPRDSYGRAFLVGVLNTLKVSIIGVVLATVLGTLIGVARLSSNWLIAKLASTYVEIVRNIPPLLQLFFWYALVSESMPPVRQALNPIPGVFLSQRGLFVPVPSADPVWGTMGFALAIAVIGVIFLRRWAKARQERTGQPFPIGTASLGLLIGLPLIAYIAGGAPTALDVPKLQGFNFVGGVVLTPEFFAILVGLVVYTAAFIAEVVRSGILAVNWGQTEAARALGIDSGKTLRLVVLPQALRVIVPPLTSQYLNLTKNSSLALAIGYPDLVSIANTTLNQTGQAIEGVAMIMGTYLVISLGISIFMNWYNKRIALVER
- a CDS encoding universal stress protein, which gives rise to MPIKTILLHMSNDDRHTQRLEVAVGLAKRFSAFVEVLFVATPVSMPPAVTGRAASYAYIAEATAIAHEKAGQIEQEVRSALKDCSYSWTVDEGDHVELLAARAAYADLAIVSQSHGDDLGDRVMLQVPDRLPLTSSCPTLVLPFNFPPRTEIGRHVVVAWKNTREAGRAVRNALPFLTAAEQVTVVTIDPPGHALDGGRDLMIWLERHGVRSRHQASIFQGGDVGEIILDSHRSLGGDLLVMGAYGHSRLREMVLGGATRTVLSSLTTPVLMSH
- the metC gene encoding cystathionine beta-lyase: MKDARKDTILGHAGRSPRENHGIVNPPVYHCSTVLFPTLEELEASDRTPFDSINYGRVGTPTTMAFEQAVAELEGAYRAVNTGSGLNAIATAFFAFTKTGDHVLITDSAYGPTRRFANDTLVPYGVEVEYFDPTIGTGITALLKPNTSVVFLESPGSLTFEVQDVPAIAAAAKTVGATVMIDNTWATPLFFQPLRHGVDVSIHSATKYIVGHADAMLGVISCANEAQWLAVKKAATRTGTCAGPDDIYLGLRGLRTLSVRLKQHEASALALAEWLSKQPEVTRILHPAFPECPGHELWKRDIGRSSGLFSVVMNAVPKPALSAMLNSLELFGLGYSWGGFESLILPARPAAIRTATRWTDPGTMLRLHAGLEDVDDLIRDLDGAFTRLRAAL
- a CDS encoding ETC complex I subunit, which codes for MKVRIYQPSKAATQSGRAKTHRWLLEYEIETPRRPEPLMGWISSGDTLNQVRIGFETSEEAVAFAQRKGWDYTVQDAPVRRVRPRNYADNFRMDRPRF